A window of the Microtus pennsylvanicus isolate mMicPen1 chromosome 4, mMicPen1.hap1, whole genome shotgun sequence genome harbors these coding sequences:
- the Spry4 gene encoding protein sprouty homolog 4: MERPVPQSTVPLTPSSAMVQPLLDSRVPHSRLQHPLTILPIDQMKTSHVENDYIDNPSLAPTLGPKRTRGGVPELAPTPARCDQDVTHHWISFSGRPSSVSSSSSTSSDQRLLDHMAPPPVAEQASPRAVRLQPKVVHCKPLDLKGPAAPPELDKHFLLCEACGKCKCKECAAPRTLPSCWVCNQECLCSAQTLVNYGTCMCLVQGIFYHCTNEDDEGSCADHPCSCSRSNCCARWSFMGALSLVLPCLLCYLPATGCVKLAQRGYDRLRRPGCRCKHTNSVICKAASGDTKVSRSDKPF, translated from the coding sequence ATGGAGCGCCCGGTCCCACAGAGTACTGTCCCTTTGACTCCCAGCTCCGCCATGGTGCAGCCTCTCCTTGACAGCCGAGTGCCCCACAGCCGGCTCCAACACCCACTTACCATCTTACCCATCGACCAGATGAAGACCAGTCACGTGGAGAATGACTACATAGACAACCCTAGCCTGGCCCCCACCTTGGGTCCCAAGCGGACCCGGGGTGGGGTCCCAGAGCTGGCCCCTACGCCTGCCCGCTGTGACCAGGATGTCACTCACCACTGGATCTCCTTCAGCGGTCGACCCAGCTCtgtcagcagtagcagcagcaccTCCTCAGACCAGAGGCTCCTCGACCATATGGCTCCACCACCAGTAGCTGAGCAGGCTTCACCCAGGGCCGTGCGCCTCCAGCCCAAGGTGGTCCACTGTAAGCCGCTGGACCTCAAGGGCCCAGCAGCTCCGCCAGAGCTAGACAAGCACTTCTTGCTGTGTGAGGCCTGTGGGAAGTGTAAATGCAAGGAATGTGCGGCCCCTCGGACGTTGCCCTCCTGCTGGGTCTGCAACCAGGAGTGCCTGTGCTCTGCCCAGACCCTGGTCAACTATGGTACATGTATGTGCTTGGTGCAGGGCATCTTCTACCACTGCACCAATGAGGATGATGAGGGCTCCTGCGCTGACCATCCCTGCTCCTGCTCCCGCTCCAACTGCTGTGCCCGCTGGTCCTTCATGGGTGCCCTCTCTCTGGTGCTGCCGTGTCTGCTGTGCTACCTGCCGGCCACAGGCTGTGTCAAGCTGGCCCAGCGCGGCTATGACCGTCTGAGACGCCCTGGTTGCCGCTGCAAGCACACGAACAGCGTCATCTGCAAGGCAGCCAGTGGTGACACCAAGGTCAGCAGGTCTGACAAGCCTTTCTGA